The Methanocella arvoryzae MRE50 genome includes a region encoding these proteins:
- the truA gene encoding tRNA pseudouridine(38-40) synthase TruA: MKTALKIAYVGTNFYGSQAQPGLPTVESELRKALEEAGAIKLGTKIAMAGRTDAGVHALGQVVAFEQADPKLTAPRIINSKLPKDLWAYARAEVPDDFDPRRHATSREYRYILYAPDVIERRLKECSSRFLGTHDFTNFSSVEAGKYPVRTVTRLDIAKRGDFYIIDIEADSFLWNMVRKIVTALRLVGENKRPDGWIEKMFDPEYREGIPPAAPGGLYLSRVNYDGIAFEEDEYARQRAYQRMLNSFEWHHTIAEIYKEFKDAMK, from the coding sequence GTGAAGACTGCGCTGAAGATCGCCTACGTCGGGACCAATTTTTACGGCTCCCAGGCCCAGCCAGGCCTGCCCACGGTGGAGAGTGAGCTGAGAAAAGCCCTGGAAGAAGCGGGAGCAATTAAACTCGGGACTAAGATCGCCATGGCAGGCCGGACAGACGCGGGCGTTCACGCCCTCGGGCAGGTAGTCGCCTTCGAGCAGGCGGACCCAAAGCTGACCGCCCCCCGAATTATCAATTCGAAGCTGCCCAAAGATCTCTGGGCTTACGCCAGGGCAGAAGTACCCGACGACTTCGACCCCCGGCGGCACGCCACAAGCCGGGAATACAGATATATATTATATGCACCAGACGTGATCGAGCGCCGCCTGAAGGAGTGCTCGTCCCGGTTTTTGGGCACCCACGACTTCACCAACTTCTCCAGCGTAGAGGCCGGCAAGTACCCGGTCAGGACAGTCACCAGGCTCGACATCGCAAAGCGGGGCGACTTTTACATCATCGACATCGAGGCCGACTCATTCCTGTGGAACATGGTGCGTAAGATCGTGACAGCGCTGCGCCTCGTAGGCGAAAACAAGCGGCCCGACGGCTGGATAGAGAAGATGTTCGACCCGGAGTACCGGGAAGGCATACCGCCCGCCGCCCCCGGGGGACTGTACCTGTCCAGAGTCAATTACGACGGCATCGCCTTCGAAGAGGATGAGTACGCCAGACAGAGAGCTTATCAACGGATGCTCAACTCGTTCGAGTGGCATCATACGATTGCTGAGATTTATAAAGAGTTTAAGGATGCGATGAAATAG